The sequence TTGACCTGCGGCTGCAAGCCATATCCTCGCATCATCAAGCTTTGAAAAATCAGGATTCCAAATAAAAGCAAAACCACTTTCAACGCTTCGCTCCGGATAGTTCACCGGATCAGGTGTCCCAAGAGTTATGACTCTTATAACAAGTATAACAGCAAAAAGGAAAAGCATCGGCATAGCTATTTTTGCGAACACCTCAATCCCTCTTGAAATACCACGGTAAAGAATAAAAAAGTTAAGGAAAAGAGTTAAACACATGAAAAAGTAAGCTGGAAGGATGCTCTGGAAATAATTTTTCTCTATACCTTGATAGCTATGCAAAAAACTTCTCATAGCTTCAAATGTCGTCTCACCAAAATAAGCTTTTGTAATTGAAAAGAAACTAAAAGCAAGAGTCCACGATTCAATATATGTGTAATAGATCATTATAACTGTTGAAATGAAAAGCCCGAGGGCACCCAAATACTTTGAAATTGGAGCTTTCCACATAGAATCAAACATTCCTGGCGCACTTCCGTGTCCGAA is a genomic window of Candidatus Hydrothermales bacterium containing:
- a CDS encoding sodium:calcium symporter, with product MTKRERWGTRIGLILAMAGNAVGLGNFLRFPVQAAQNGGGAFMIPYFVAFLLLGIPLMWVEWAIGRYGGKFGHGSAPGMFDSMWKAPISKYLGALGLFISTVIMIYYTYIESWTLAFSFFSITKAYFGETTFEAMRSFLHSYQGIEKNYFQSILPAYFFMCLTLFLNFFILYRGISRGIEVFAKIAMPMLFLFAVILVIRVITLGTPDPVNYPERSVESGFAFIWNPDFSKLDDARIWLAAAGQ